In Gemmata obscuriglobus, a single genomic region encodes these proteins:
- the rpsJ gene encoding 30S ribosomal protein S10, with protein sequence MAGPASERIRIRMEGYDHEVLDRTAAEIVKTARDNEATVHGPIPLPTRIERYTVLRSPHIDRKSREQFEIRTHKRLIDILKPNQKTIEALNKGLNLPPGVDIKIRVIAGS encoded by the coding sequence GTGGCCGGACCCGCAAGCGAACGCATCCGCATCCGTATGGAAGGTTACGACCACGAGGTGCTCGACCGGACGGCGGCCGAGATCGTGAAGACCGCTCGTGACAACGAGGCGACCGTGCACGGGCCGATCCCGCTGCCCACCCGCATCGAGCGGTACACGGTGCTGCGGTCCCCGCACATCGACCGCAAGAGCCGCGAGCAGTTCGAGATCCGCACCCACAAGCGGCTCATCGACATCCTGAAGCCGAACCAGAAGACGATCGAAGCGCTGAACAAGGGGCTCAACCTGCCCCCGGGCGTCGACATCAAGATTCGCGTGATCGCGGGCAGCTAA